One genomic segment of Planctomycetota bacterium includes these proteins:
- a CDS encoding ATP-binding protein: protein MQATETETLRQELERTRRRAERLQRCLVEAQRLATVGQLAGSMAHEFNNLLTMIIGRAEQALKHDDAQMRRTALEKTVALGERAGAIVRSLMNYATGRRTETRIVPADALMDAAVGLLEWHLPKENIHLVRQYETSAPVRVVPVEMEHVLLNLLLNARMVMMATGGTLTCTVTPADTPAYVALRVSDTGRGIAPEHLDRIFEPFFTTASHADEETYENGGAGLGLSVARDLAHRAGGEIRATSTPGVGATFTVLLPIADTSE, encoded by the coding sequence TTGCAGGCCACCGAAACGGAAACGCTGAGGCAGGAACTCGAACGGACGCGCCGGCGGGCCGAAAGACTCCAGCGCTGCCTTGTCGAGGCCCAGCGTCTGGCGACCGTCGGCCAACTGGCCGGCAGCATGGCCCATGAGTTCAACAACCTCCTGACGATGATCATCGGCCGCGCCGAGCAGGCCCTCAAACACGACGACGCCCAGATGCGCCGGACGGCCCTCGAAAAGACGGTCGCGCTCGGCGAGCGCGCTGGCGCCATCGTCCGGAGCCTGATGAACTACGCCACCGGCCGCCGCACCGAGACGCGCATCGTCCCCGCCGACGCGCTGATGGACGCCGCCGTCGGCCTTCTCGAATGGCACCTGCCGAAGGAAAACATCCACCTCGTCCGCCAGTACGAGACGTCGGCGCCCGTGCGTGTCGTGCCGGTCGAAATGGAACACGTCCTTCTGAATCTCCTCCTGAACGCGCGCATGGTGATGATGGCCACGGGGGGAACGCTCACCTGCACCGTCACCCCCGCCGACACGCCGGCCTATGTCGCTCTCCGCGTGAGCGATACGGGCCGCGGCATCGCGCCCGAGCATCTCGATCGGATCTTCGAACCGTTTTTCACGACGGCTTCACATGCAGACGAGGAAACCTATGAGAACGGCGGCGCGGGGCTCGGCCTCTCGGTCGCGCGGGACCTGGCGCACCGGGCGGGCGGCGAAATCCGCGCGACGAGCACGCCCGGCGTCGGGGCCACCTTCACGGTCCTGTTGCCCATCGCGGACACGAGTGAATAA
- a CDS encoding serine hydroxymethyltransferase: protein MNFEALKKSDPELADLVERERKRQSETIDLIASENFCPTSVCEAVGSTLTDKYAEGYPAHRCYGGCETIDEVERLAIERGKRLFGCEHINVQPHSGSQANMAVYFACLKPGDTLLAMDLAHGGHLTHGMKANFSGRLYRIVRYGVSRKTERIDYDALARQAREVRPDLLVAGASSYPRAIDVARLADIAHDAGARLLVDMAHFAGLVVGGVHPDPVPVADFVTATTHKTLRGPRGGIVMCRAKNARAIDRAIFPGLQGGPLMHVIAGKAAAFALAQTPEFKAYQVRIVANARAMADEMLSLGYRLVSGGTDTHLFLVDLGPQNLTGSEAERRLGKAGIVVNHNVIPFDTRPPAQGSGVRIGTPSITTRGANEDDVRAIARWIDRILKADDLAREAKGVRKDVAEFCRTHPIPA, encoded by the coding sequence ATGAACTTCGAAGCCTTGAAAAAAAGCGATCCGGAACTGGCGGACCTCGTCGAGCGCGAACGGAAGCGCCAGAGCGAAACCATTGACCTCATCGCCAGCGAAAACTTCTGCCCCACGAGCGTCTGCGAGGCCGTCGGCAGCACCCTCACCGACAAGTATGCCGAGGGATACCCCGCCCACCGCTGCTACGGCGGGTGCGAAACGATCGACGAGGTCGAACGCCTCGCCATCGAGCGAGGCAAACGCCTCTTCGGATGCGAACACATCAACGTCCAGCCCCACTCCGGCAGCCAGGCCAACATGGCCGTCTACTTCGCCTGCCTCAAGCCCGGCGACACCCTCCTGGCAATGGACCTGGCGCACGGCGGCCACCTGACGCACGGCATGAAGGCGAACTTCAGCGGCCGACTGTACCGCATCGTGCGCTACGGCGTCAGCCGAAAGACCGAGCGGATCGATTACGACGCCCTCGCGCGACAGGCCCGCGAGGTCCGCCCGGACCTCCTGGTGGCCGGCGCCAGTTCCTATCCGCGGGCGATCGACGTCGCGCGCCTGGCCGACATCGCCCACGACGCCGGCGCACGCCTCCTCGTCGACATGGCCCACTTCGCGGGACTCGTAGTAGGCGGCGTCCACCCGGACCCTGTGCCGGTCGCCGATTTCGTGACCGCCACAACCCACAAAACCTTGCGCGGGCCCCGCGGCGGCATCGTCATGTGTCGCGCCAAGAACGCCAGAGCCATCGACCGGGCCATCTTTCCCGGCCTCCAGGGCGGCCCCCTGATGCACGTCATCGCAGGCAAGGCGGCCGCCTTTGCGCTCGCCCAGACGCCCGAATTCAAGGCCTACCAGGTCCGGATCGTCGCGAACGCCCGGGCCATGGCCGACGAAATGCTCTCGCTCGGCTACCGGCTCGTCTCCGGCGGGACGGACACGCACCTGTTCCTCGTGGACCTCGGGCCGCAGAACCTGACCGGCTCCGAGGCGGAACGCCGACTGGGCAAGGCCGGCATCGTCGTCAATCACAATGTCATCCCGTTCGACACGCGTCCGCCGGCTCAAGGGTCAGGCGTCCGCATCGGCACGCCGTCGATCACGACACGCGGGGCCAACGAGGACGACGTCCGCGCGATCGCCCGATGGATCGACCGCATTCTCAAGGCCGACGATCTGGCGCGCGAGGCCAAGGGCGTCCGCAAAGACGTGGCCGAGTTCTGCCGCACCCATCCCATCCCCGCCTAG
- a CDS encoding RNA polymerase sigma factor has translation MDETDRNDIVAARSGDEAAFARLVGRHQPAVAGILWRFTREPARLEELVQDVFVEAYFGLDGYRGEAPLERWLARIATRIGYRFWKKRGRQAPVPLDGFDPVAPADDLDPAAAGALVHALLSRLPPAERLVLTLMYFDGCSIADIAGRMGWSRAMVKMRAYRARRRLKEIAGKERLVEKTGWTS, from the coding sequence GTGGACGAGACAGATCGCAACGACATCGTGGCGGCGAGGTCCGGCGACGAGGCGGCGTTTGCCCGCCTCGTCGGCCGCCATCAGCCGGCCGTCGCCGGCATCCTGTGGCGGTTCACGCGCGAGCCGGCCCGGTTGGAGGAACTGGTGCAGGACGTCTTCGTCGAGGCGTACTTCGGCCTGGACGGATACCGCGGCGAGGCGCCGCTCGAACGCTGGCTGGCCAGGATCGCCACGCGCATCGGCTACCGGTTCTGGAAGAAGCGGGGGCGGCAAGCCCCTGTGCCGCTCGATGGGTTCGATCCCGTCGCCCCCGCCGACGACCTGGACCCTGCGGCGGCCGGCGCCCTGGTCCACGCACTGCTGTCCCGCCTGCCGCCGGCCGAGCGGCTGGTTCTGACGCTCATGTACTTTGACGGTTGCAGCATCGCCGACATTGCCGGGCGGATGGGTTGGAGCCGCGCGATGGTCAAGATGCGGGCCTACCGGGCCCGGCGGCGGCTGAAGGAAATCGCCGGCAAGGAACGCCTGGTGGAGAAAACAGGATGGACGAGTTAG
- a CDS encoding phosphoribosyltransferase family protein, with protein sequence MPEEVGEILIPSDRIAARVGELGRLLADAYADRDPVVVAVMKGCVLFLADLVRAWGEASQPRVAAMDLEFVSAQSYEGTRPAKVRVTLPEGLETCVAGRPVLVLDDIFDTGRTLAAVCRRIEPLGAAELKTLVLLAKRRAAPREPPIRRPDWVGFEIEDRFVIGYGLDYRGRWRNLPYVAALRQKP encoded by the coding sequence ATGCCCGAGGAGGTCGGCGAAATCCTGATCCCATCGGACCGGATCGCGGCCCGCGTGGGCGAACTCGGGCGCCTCCTCGCCGACGCCTACGCCGACCGCGACCCTGTCGTCGTCGCCGTCATGAAGGGCTGCGTCCTGTTCCTGGCCGACCTCGTGCGCGCCTGGGGCGAGGCCTCCCAGCCGCGTGTCGCGGCCATGGACCTGGAGTTCGTCTCCGCCCAATCGTACGAGGGAACTCGCCCGGCAAAGGTCCGTGTCACCCTGCCGGAGGGGCTCGAGACGTGCGTCGCCGGCCGACCGGTCCTCGTCCTGGACGACATTTTCGACACGGGCCGGACCCTTGCTGCCGTCTGCCGCCGGATCGAACCCCTCGGGGCCGCGGAACTGAAGACGCTCGTGCTCCTCGCGAAACGCCGCGCAGCACCACGCGAACCGCCCATCCGCAGACCCGACTGGGTCGGCTTCGAGATAGAAGACCGGTTCGTTATCGGATACGGCCTGGACTATCGCGGCCGGTGGCGGAACCTCCCCTACGTGGCCGCCCTCCGCCAGAAGCCGTAA